In the Parasteatoda tepidariorum isolate YZ-2023 chromosome X2, CAS_Ptep_4.0, whole genome shotgun sequence genome, tttaaaaatttatttatttacatatttatttcttaatttattttttatgtattacttacaagaaaattaataaagaattggGACGTGAGgagcataatataaaataagaaaatttaaaaataaaattcattggcACACAAATCTCCGCTATTTAAcgtaaaagtataaatataattgctacatttaaaaactatttcatttgatGAAAATATCAATACCAAATAGCAAACTtgggcaaaattattttttcgaaaataaaatgatttttaaggtTTCTTTAAGAACACTATTTCTTTAACTATTCTTAACtgtatcttcaaaatatattatgcgTGAATCCaagatcaaaataaacaaaaggaaattaCTTCCGCTTGCTTGAAGCATCGAATTGTGATGTCGTCCGGTAACATTCTTTAGCAGACCTATATCTATCTCATGAAGACATTGATGACCGAATGCCCATAGGCACACTATAAATGCCTTTGACCGCGTCTCCTCTTTGTTTCTTCCATTATTACTCCATATTCACTTCAAGGttagtactttatttttacctttcttttactctaatttttgaaataggggcaatttttataaatgcaccTTTTTGaatatatctataattttttattattaaaattcgaatcttcattttgaataatatacgAGGTTAGTAATTTATCTTTAGTTTTctcttatcttttaattttttcttttatttaaattcagatGAGGGGagctattattataaataaacaaatacagcTTTTTGAACatgcatgtaattttttattgttaaaatttgaatgtctaaccttcattttgaattacattagGTTagtactttatattatttacctttctattactttttaaactaatttttttaaaaaaaacgtagatAAGGGGAGTTAGTGTgggcaatttttataaatttgccgttataactttttaaaaattttgaacactgagaatttttttttataaaatctgattctttgtttttatttttaatcatacattatataagtattttgtttttagcttTCCTTTagtctcattttttaaatagtcaatatttcaatataagttagttaatattttaatagtttagttGGAAAAAGAGAAGCTAGTGTgcgcaatttttataaatttttaaatttaccaatttAGTTTTTTGACGGTAtctagaatttctttaaattaaaatgtaaatatttcgcTACATTTTCAATGGTACATTAGCAATTTTGtatgaatacttttaataatattttttttaattaaaaaaatgcctttatcCACATGAACCTAATGACATGGGGTCAATGTAAACAAGTCATACAATAGCTTGTTAAGCGTTGAAAAAGTAAGTCacaacaaaagtgatttgaatcagtttttatctaaaattataatctcaaataaataatgttttttaatgagtaataaatattaattaatgattacCATTCCATTATACTATTTCTACTACATTGGAAgtctatttttagtatttatttcgtataaaaatgcaaaattaaaatcgaattcGGTgtgacaaataaatataaaatgtcagcTGTTAAATTGAGGTATTAGCTTATTTTCTAAGGCtcgaattttacaatttctgtaaaaaaaataattaaattttttaagctaacaaacattttaattaaaaaaacttaaaatgtgcaaaaatgttcaaaaattatactGTATTTTTGACTGCACAAAATgggatttaataaattaaagtctAATGTGtggaaaaatttgtaaataaatttaatattttacaaaatttagtttaattattaaataaagtctaATACGTATTGTGCTTTAATTTAACCCTCATTATTATCACAGAAAGCTGAATTTTAACATGTACTCAGTAGCCCGTGGAACCGCTTATagtttattcattcatttactaAAAAGGCAAACCAAaagtgaattataaaatatgtaataagcatatttatccataaaataaaattttttacaaattgagaATTCATTACCATAAAAACCTTGTTCATTATGTTGTACTCATTATGTTGTATTCATGTACTTTGAGCCTGTTTTAAGAGTCAGGCAAggttaaatattagattttcttgcaattttcaGGATATGTTCTTATGTCAAACTATTAAAAGcgtgtcatttttattttttttaattttttcaaaaatatttttctcaaaaaattattataaaaaatatttttaagaatcacTTATCGATCTCCAGCAAGAATTGAATCGCGAGCGTCTATGTTGAGTACTTTACCTACCAGAGAAGAAAAATATCGTTAACACTTAAACTGTACTTAAACTTTCAACGTTATTTTCTCAGAAACAGTTGGCCAGTGTTAAGGGCATAAACCTAAAGTGggacgaaaaattaaaattatcccaAATCACtggaattttttagaaaaaaatattattgtaagaaaTTCAAAAGGCATAACGAAATTtgcaaaaagtgaaatcaaTATTACGGAGCCCAAACTTTCGACCGTTCTCCAATTAGAACCATTTTTTCAGAATTGCTGTATTTCAATGATCCAGAATCTAAATCCGGCAAaataaaagcatgtttattaAAAGCATGTCTGATcttgcaatttaattaatagttaacacTGATGAAGGGAATTTGAACCATTAAAACTAACGCTTAGTACGTGAAAAACTTAAGCTGTTTatggtgtatatatatatatatatatatataatatacNtatatatatatattttaataaagcaaaaattaacgACAAGAAATATCATGcgttattttttctaaagtaatatttttactttcagatCAAAATGAAATTCGGATATATTCAcgcttttcttattttaacatttgcAGTAATATGGCTGAGTTTGCCCGTTTCTTCggaaaaatcagaaaaagaagTTGAAGGACGAAGATTTCTCAGTCTGGGTCCTTTCAGACCATTTATGCGAGTTCTTGGAATGATGGGTATTCCATTATtgcctttaatattaattcgtCAATTAATAATGGGAAGTACAGCCACTAATACTCAAACTTCTGGGGCAGGAGGTGGTCTTGGAAGCATGGGTGCTTTAGGTATTCTTGCCCCATTTGGAGCTGGTGCTGGTCTAGGAGGAATAAGGCCTTTGGGAGGAGCAGCAGGTGCTGGTGGAGGACTTAGACCTTTAGGTGCTGGAAGCCTAAGACCTTTAGGCACAGGAGGCCTTAGACCGCTTGGTGCACTTATAGGAAATGCTGTAGCTGAACAAGCAGCATCAGCAGCTACAGGTGGttcaaattccttatttttgaaaaaaagatcaaCAGAGCAAGAAAAGCCAAACCGTTTCTCAACATTTCTCGGTGCAttggcaaaatttgaaaaagttgttGACCAATATGATTTAAGTGTGCCTGATTGCCAGCGTCTGATTGTCTGTGAAGTTCATAGAAAGAGTATAAATCCAAGTTTTGGTTCTTTCACCGAAAAGTTAATCCAAGCTTTtgggtaattattattttatctcattttaatattaagcaaAGTTCAACGTCTTTGAGATCGAAATGCACATCTTcctttaccttaaaaaatttaaattttcccctgtaaataaatttttaatatactgtgCGTGTTAACGTTATTCAATataagtcaaattttatttcaactggCATTTTTGATGAGCGTTTGGAAATGTAATGAGTATAAACTTTTGATTACATGGTTAGCtcgtacaattttttaataattcaaaattcttgaATGCTGAGACCTTTTATATGcgtttattgtaatatttacagttaaattttcttttattatttgaaacagaAGGTTTATGTAAAAAACTATCTCTTTCTTTgaagatgttttatttattttacctttatttgGATATATCAAGTTACTTcacttgattttcaaatataatatcacaaatttatgcttaatttcCTGTAGTTTTTGcatcgtaaaattttttaagcatgctAAAAAATAcgttactattaaataaatgccattagatattatattttattttataaccgtcgttgaacagccgacccaattttcgggtttacgactactaatgttcaactccgtagtcttgtaattttgaatccaattcagaacacaagggaactgctggatcaaatattgggagaaaatttcctacatggaggactttttaatggaactaaccagcattaaCGCTACATGgtgagggaaaccacgaaaaccacccacagttagcct is a window encoding:
- the LOC107448339 gene encoding uncharacterized protein; this encodes MKFGYIHAFLILTFAVIWLSLPVSSEKSEKEVEGRRFLSLGPFRPFMRVLGMMGIPLLPLILIRQLIMGSTATNTQTSGAGGGLGSMGALGILAPFGAGAGLGGIRPLGGAAGAGGGLRPLGAGSLRPLGTGGLRPLGALIGNAVAEQAASAATGGSNSLFLKKRSTEQEKPNRFSTFLGALAKFEKVVDQYDLSVPDCQRLIVCEVHRKSINPSFGSFTEKLIQAFGVEGRLERSRFPSSTKSALKDILKAARNGLQQRDCSAIYYKCPVAVTELRKSDDSHT